The sequence TATACTGGAAAATCCAATGTAACCTATATAATCCTATATAATCCTATACAATTGTATATAATCCTAAATCATTGTAGATAATCCTGTATAATCGTATCAATTTCTGAGTGGCAGATATCTCATCTCTATGGCCGGCTTAGCACTTTTCCCCTTTGTATTGGGCTGGGTATATTattgggtatatagtgtatacggcACTCCACAAGAATGCTATACGctagctacatatatatatatatatatatatatatacacatataaatacagtgatccctcaacttacaatggcctcaagatacaatattttcaacatacaatgttcctttcttgaccatcgtaacttgagaccagacacaacatacaacatacaaagTTACAGACAGTCCGGATCTGCGGAACAAGTAAATAACCAGATAATCAACCAAAGAAAAGGGCCTTTATGGGTAaatccccagtattagtgaagtggcTGCACTGCTAGTTGTGTTTCTCTATAGTACAGTGAGATACTCCATGTCCTGTGCTgatgtgtgtgtctggtatctcctccctgcaGTACAGTGAGATActccatgtcctgtgctgctgtgtgtgtctggtatctcctccctgcaGTACAGTGAGATActccatgtcctgtgctgctgtgtgtgtctggtatctcctccctgcaGTACAGTCAGATActccatgtcctgtgctgctgtgtgtgtctggtatctcctccctgcaGTACAGTCAGATActccatgtcctgtgctgctgtgtgtgtctggtatctcctccctgcaGTACAGTGAGATActccatgtcctgtgctgctgtgtgtgtctggtatctcctccctgcaGTACAGTCAGATActccatgtcctgtgctgctgtgtgtgtctggtatctcctccctgcaGTACAGTCAGATActccatgtcctgtgctgctgtgtgtgtctggtatctcctccctgcaGTACAGTCAGATActccatgtcctgtgctgctgtgtgtgtctggtatctcctccctgcaGTACAGTCAGATActccatgtcctgtgctgctgtgtgtgtctggtatctcctccctgcaGTACAGTCAGATActccatgtcctgtgctgctgtgtacctgggccaggatgagctgctcctttgggcaccaggtgagagcgccttcatgttatttttctgggaccctgtgtgatctttACAGGACCTGAAAATGCTCAAGACTTTTACATAGAAAGTGATTTACCGTCTCCAGCCGCTTTCTGACTGTTGtgtgtaaggacttgctttatccatattacaTAGCTGCCTATTTTCctttatattttcatttttatctCATTTTTGGATAATattttgggggcttcagaaccaattaccagttttggtttcaacatacaatggtcgtcctgaaaCCAATTAATATTATATGTTGAGGGAAAACTGTATTGGCATTGCCTGATCAGGTTATTGATACTGATGGACCTTCTCATTGCAGGAATGGTTCCGGTGGATCTAGTAGGGATCAGTGATTATAGAGAAGGATTCCAGGGATGTTTGACCAAGCTCAGCGCCTACATAACCAGAAAGACGTCCCAGGAGACCCCGGGGCCGGTGCCTGTCCATCCCCCCAGTGCCCCCCAGACTCAGGATCACGTCCCTCCAAGTCCTGAGATATTACAGCAAAGTTATCCCCAGATAGATAATAAGACAAGGAGCCCGGAAAGTGGAAACAGTCAATGGAAACCGTCAGCAGGAAACATAAGTGTCCAGCGGGTCCTGAGCCAGCAGCGCACAGATACGACACCTTCTTCTTCCTCATCTCTGAACAACCGGACCCCATCACACCCGCAAACAAGGAGCGCAGCATGCTGGAGACCCTGGTGATGACCacagctgtgtatatagctgtatatagccCTCAGTGACTCTATACTGTACAGAGAcccctggggggtgggggcataTAGACTCGTGAATGTCTGGTGTATTGTATGTAAATAAATCAAATAATAATCACAATGATTAATAAAGTGCAGAAAACCTCAGCTTATTTCTATTGTTTCACCGTGTGGAGGCAGCCCGGCTGTGTGGGGCCCCCGGGGGCTGTGGTGGGTGCCCGGTGCACCTTATGGCGTGTGATATAGCGCCCAGATACCATTGCCAGTCAGTAAACGGAGAAGATACTTCCATAGAGGTTCTCAGTTTGTGATTGTTATTACGCTTCTTCAGGACCAGTGGCGCCCCCTCTTGGCAATGACGGGTTATGTGGCCTGTAAGAATGGCTGCACCATGAattatggggcagatttactaagaaACTAAGACTGGTTGGGGTCCGGCTACAGTCATTACTTCTATACCTATAGCGAGTATGTAAAATAAACCTACAATATATGGAAAAGAGGGAAGCCCAccaccatatacattagataaatATCATCCACCAACACTGGAGGGAACGGCCGCCCGTCAGATATGTACGGAGCCTCCCAGCTCACCCCAATGGCAGATGTCAGGGAGATAGGGGAGACATAGCTGATTGATATGAGGTATATGGCTGTTATGGCTCCCAGGTCTCAGCGGGGTGCTCTCTACTCCTCCTCCTAGAATTCAAGGTGGATAGTGGGAACTGGATACCCCCAAGTTTTCATACAGAATGCACATCTGAATACCTCTTATCGGTCATTAACTCAGATCAGAAACAAACTGCAATCAGCTGATCTTGCCACTGGAACCTTGGGGGCGGTCTCATATTTCTCCTATAGCGGCCACTACAGGAGACATGTGGTAATACAAGCCGCCAATTCAGATGaatgaaatacagtggtaccttggtttaagagtaacttgctttaagaacgttttggtttaagagctcacagtttttcaaaatagtgacttggtgtaagagcattgctttggtgtaagagcttcctgtactaggtgggagggggagtgggggagggacagggtctgcatagtgtggtctacagccctgtactctgacccaggaagtctccctcaccttccaaatcatggcagatccacttcaggctggggcttacatcaggggacaggactgtggaggtaatctctccatagctgtaacccctctctccccggacagagagtgctgcttgtatgtgcccacatctccctgtgtaacgcctggagtagtggatccactggaccgtcaccagcgatggcagtaacctcaccagggagcggagtctaaggggccgctggtcttcaccagagcccgccgcaaggcgggatggatttgctgcagcaggcgacccccaggtc is a genomic window of Dendropsophus ebraccatus isolate aDenEbr1 chromosome 12, aDenEbr1.pat, whole genome shotgun sequence containing:
- the LOC138768983 gene encoding transcription factor HES-3-like; this encodes MMSKPLMEKKRRARINNSLEELKTLLEKHYSYNVRKRKLEKADILELTVKHIENLLSMRQRGMVPVDLVGISDYREGFQGCLTKLSAYITRKTSQETPGPVPVHPPSAPQTQDHVPPSPEILQQSYPQIDNKTRSPESGNSQWKPSAGNISVQRVLSQQRTDTTPSSSSSLNNRTPSHPQTRSAACWRPW